In one window of Paenarthrobacter nicotinovorans DNA:
- a CDS encoding DNA gyrase/topoisomerase IV subunit B, which translates to MAPSSEYNARHLSVLEGLEAVRKRPGMYIGSTDSRGLMHCLWEIIDNAVDEALAGFGHDIKVILHADNSVEIHDDGRGIPVDVEPKTGLSGVEVVFTKLHAGGKFGGGSYTASGGLHGVGASVVNALSSRLDVQVDRGSKTYQMSFRRGEPGRFLDAGSKTGPDSPFEPFVENSVLDVVGKAKRGVTGTRVRYWADRQIFTPDAKFSYDDLVARARQTSFLVPGLRITVRDERKLAGTPGEHGVHEEVFHHDGGISEFVEFLAADSGVTDVWRLHGSGKFKETVPVLDENGHSKIAEVERDCEVDIALRWGIGYETTMRSYVNIIATPKGGTHQSGFEAALLKTFRKAVETNARKLKAGNDKIEKDDILAGLTTVLTVRLAEPQFEGQTKEILGTSAVRAIVAKVVEKEITARLNSANRNDKAQSALLLEKMVSEMKSRISARVHKETQRRKNALETSSMPTKLADCRTDDVARSELFIVEGDSALGTAKLARSSDFQALLPIRGKILNVQKASVGDMLSNAECAALIQVVGAGSGRSFDLDAARYGKVILMTDADVDGAHIRTLLLTLFFRYMRPMVEAGRVFAAVPPLHRVEVINPGQKANEMIYTYSEAELHVLLAKLVKEGKRYKEPIQRYKGLGEMDAQQLAETTMDPRHRTLRKVGIDSAQRAEEVFDLLMGSDVAPRKEFIIAGAATLDRERIDA; encoded by the coding sequence GTGGCACCGAGTTCTGAATACAACGCCCGGCATTTGTCTGTCCTGGAGGGCCTGGAAGCGGTCCGCAAGCGCCCGGGCATGTACATCGGTTCCACCGACTCACGTGGCCTCATGCACTGCCTGTGGGAAATCATCGACAACGCCGTGGACGAAGCCCTGGCCGGCTTTGGGCACGACATCAAGGTGATCCTGCACGCGGACAACTCAGTGGAAATCCATGATGACGGCCGTGGCATTCCCGTGGACGTCGAGCCCAAAACCGGCCTGTCCGGCGTCGAAGTCGTCTTTACCAAGCTGCACGCGGGCGGCAAATTCGGCGGCGGCTCCTACACGGCGTCCGGTGGCCTGCATGGCGTGGGCGCTTCCGTGGTCAATGCACTGTCCAGCCGCCTCGATGTCCAGGTGGACCGCGGTAGCAAGACCTACCAGATGTCCTTCCGCCGGGGTGAACCTGGCCGCTTCCTCGATGCCGGCTCCAAGACCGGACCTGATTCGCCGTTCGAACCATTCGTTGAGAATTCGGTACTGGACGTTGTCGGCAAGGCCAAGCGGGGCGTCACGGGAACCCGTGTGCGCTACTGGGCGGACCGCCAGATTTTCACCCCCGACGCGAAGTTCTCCTACGACGATCTGGTGGCCCGCGCCCGCCAGACGTCCTTCCTCGTGCCCGGCTTGCGGATCACGGTCCGCGACGAACGAAAGCTCGCCGGCACCCCCGGTGAGCACGGGGTCCACGAGGAAGTGTTCCACCACGACGGCGGTATCAGTGAATTCGTTGAATTCCTGGCAGCCGACTCCGGCGTTACCGACGTGTGGCGGCTGCACGGATCCGGAAAATTCAAGGAAACCGTTCCTGTTTTGGATGAGAACGGGCACAGCAAGATCGCCGAAGTGGAACGTGACTGCGAAGTCGATATCGCACTGCGTTGGGGGATCGGCTATGAAACCACCATGCGCAGCTACGTCAACATAATTGCAACACCTAAGGGCGGCACGCATCAGTCGGGCTTTGAAGCTGCCCTCCTGAAGACTTTTCGCAAGGCCGTGGAAACCAACGCCCGCAAGCTCAAAGCGGGCAACGACAAGATCGAGAAGGACGACATTCTTGCCGGTTTGACGACCGTCCTGACTGTTCGCCTGGCTGAGCCGCAGTTCGAAGGGCAGACCAAGGAGATTCTTGGAACTTCAGCGGTTCGGGCGATCGTTGCCAAGGTGGTTGAAAAGGAAATCACCGCACGCTTGAACTCGGCCAACCGCAATGACAAGGCACAGTCGGCCCTCCTGCTGGAGAAGATGGTCAGCGAGATGAAATCGCGCATCTCAGCCCGCGTCCACAAGGAGACCCAGCGCCGCAAAAACGCGCTGGAGACTTCGTCGATGCCCACCAAACTGGCTGATTGCCGCACGGATGATGTGGCGCGGTCGGAATTGTTCATTGTGGAGGGTGACTCCGCGCTCGGTACAGCGAAGCTTGCGCGGTCCTCGGATTTCCAGGCGCTGCTGCCGATTCGTGGAAAGATCCTGAATGTCCAAAAGGCGTCGGTGGGCGACATGTTGTCCAACGCTGAGTGCGCTGCCCTGATCCAGGTGGTGGGCGCCGGTTCCGGCCGAAGCTTCGACCTTGATGCGGCGCGCTATGGCAAAGTCATCCTCATGACGGATGCCGACGTTGACGGTGCCCACATACGTACTCTGCTGCTGACGCTGTTCTTCCGGTACATGCGGCCCATGGTCGAAGCCGGCCGGGTGTTCGCCGCAGTCCCGCCGCTGCACCGCGTGGAAGTCATCAACCCGGGCCAGAAGGCCAACGAGATGATCTATACCTACTCCGAAGCCGAGCTTCACGTGCTCCTCGCGAAGCTGGTCAAGGAAGGGAAACGGTATAAAGAACCGATCCAGCGCTACAAGGGCCTTGGCGAGATGGACGCCCAGCAGTTGGCGGAGACCACCATGGATCCCCGGCACAGGACCTTGCGGAAAGTCGGTATTGACAGTGCGCAGCGGGCGGAAGAAGTCTTCGACCTGCTGATGGGCTCGGATGTGGCACCACGCAAGGAATTCATCATCGCCGGCGCAGCAACCTTGGACCGGGAGCGTATCGACGCTTAG
- a CDS encoding MFS transporter produces the protein MTSPRAWLIWTIGIFAYLVAVAQRTSFGVAGLEATERFHASASAISFFTVLQLLVYAGLQIPVGVLVDRFGSRVMVAGGAVLMAAGQLQLAFAESIPGGVLGRVLVGAGDAMTFISVIRLVPLWFAPARVPLVTQLTGMCGQLGQLFSVVPFALLLHSAGWTPAFLTLAAMSVLAVVLVLCLLRDAPPGHPAKASAQGLRATGVSLSSAWKQPGTRLGLWSHFTVQFSGNLFAMTWGYPFLLSAQGLDAGTVSALMALFVATAIVAGPGLGRFVSRHPMRRSAMVLLITTATAMAWAAVLLLPERAPLWLLVLLVVVLAIGGPGSMIGFDFARTFNPSHRIGTATGIVNVGGFIAALIAIYLIGLVLDLLNASGFSGGELYGLAPFRIALSVQFLLLAIGTVLILVTRRKVRRQMASQGIHVPPLATALARQRRERLERRREARSKAAGTRAAGE, from the coding sequence GTGACTTCTCCCCGCGCCTGGCTTATTTGGACCATAGGCATCTTCGCCTACCTCGTGGCTGTAGCGCAGCGGACTTCCTTCGGCGTGGCAGGTTTGGAGGCAACTGAACGGTTCCACGCCAGCGCCTCAGCCATCTCCTTCTTCACCGTCCTGCAGTTGTTGGTCTATGCAGGGCTGCAGATTCCGGTGGGCGTACTGGTGGACCGGTTCGGGTCGCGCGTCATGGTGGCCGGCGGTGCTGTCCTCATGGCCGCCGGACAACTCCAGCTTGCTTTCGCTGAGAGCATTCCCGGCGGTGTCCTGGGCCGCGTTCTCGTAGGGGCGGGCGATGCCATGACGTTCATCTCGGTAATCCGCCTTGTTCCCTTGTGGTTCGCCCCGGCAAGGGTTCCCCTGGTGACCCAGTTGACTGGCATGTGCGGCCAGCTGGGCCAGCTGTTCAGTGTGGTCCCGTTCGCGTTGTTGCTGCATTCTGCCGGATGGACGCCAGCGTTCCTGACACTGGCTGCGATGTCGGTGCTGGCAGTTGTCCTGGTCCTTTGCCTGTTGCGGGACGCCCCTCCAGGCCACCCCGCCAAGGCTTCGGCCCAAGGCCTGCGGGCCACGGGCGTTTCCCTGTCCAGCGCCTGGAAACAGCCCGGGACCAGGCTGGGCCTGTGGAGCCACTTCACCGTACAGTTCAGCGGCAACCTCTTTGCGATGACCTGGGGATACCCGTTCCTGCTCTCAGCCCAGGGACTGGACGCCGGAACGGTGTCCGCCCTGATGGCGCTCTTCGTGGCAACGGCCATCGTTGCCGGACCTGGACTAGGACGGTTCGTCTCCAGGCACCCCATGCGCAGATCGGCAATGGTCCTTTTGATCACCACCGCCACGGCCATGGCGTGGGCGGCCGTGCTCCTTCTTCCTGAGCGGGCTCCACTCTGGCTTCTGGTTCTATTGGTTGTGGTGCTTGCCATCGGTGGCCCGGGCTCCATGATCGGCTTTGACTTCGCCCGGACGTTCAATCCTTCACACCGGATCGGCACGGCAACAGGAATCGTCAACGTTGGCGGCTTCATCGCCGCCCTCATTGCCATCTACCTCATTGGCCTGGTGCTCGACCTCCTGAACGCCAGCGGATTCTCCGGCGGAGAGTTGTACGGCCTCGCACCGTTCCGGATTGCCCTCAGTGTCCAGTTCCTGCTGCTCGCGATCGGAACCGTCCTGATTCTGGTCACCCGGCGGAAAGTCCGGCGCCAAATGGCAAGCCAAGGCATCCACGTCCCTCCATTGGCAACCGCGCTCGCAAGGCAGCGGCGTGAGCGCCTGGAGCGCCGGCGCGAGGCACGCTCCAAGGCGGCGGGGACTAGAGCGGCGGGGGAGTAG
- a CDS encoding DUF4192 domain-containing protein, whose protein sequence is MTTNKTLNIHQPEDILGYIPHMLGYWPEDSLVAITMQGKLLGATLRVDLPVLSSHAAIARFAEHVRQYLIADEAANGVVLAVYTDGGWQDGSVVGRMTPLLDALRASLDCVDLSVRDAWLVGAEYWRGAYCVDEGCCPLPGFAVERIKESRLSAELVYQGNAIGPSPRKGFEGLGLALSGPHGSRVSEAEVQFGRQILGSWRSEACFDAVLAVWRYVMTRALRNAPLDPAADATLIGFLRTTLKVTAWRDAVVVMAAAGTDAAKSGAEEFGLFVEDGLDSPPFDSRELGVPDVGPTTENQSGAARTAGSGESADVYTYGDVLLGMHPEVPCWSDLDVLQQALALLTIEGELGEVAAAALTLQGWIFWCRGNGSLAHACLSRAGDAQPGYRLAELLMEILGEGVLCGWARRPDSAWKGPGNAPA, encoded by the coding sequence ATGACCACCAACAAAACTCTTAATATCCACCAGCCCGAAGACATCCTTGGCTACATACCCCACATGCTGGGCTATTGGCCCGAGGACAGCCTCGTGGCCATCACGATGCAGGGAAAGCTCCTGGGCGCAACCCTCCGGGTAGACCTGCCGGTGTTGTCCTCCCACGCAGCCATTGCCCGTTTCGCTGAACATGTGCGCCAGTATCTGATTGCCGATGAGGCTGCCAATGGCGTGGTCCTCGCCGTGTATACCGATGGCGGTTGGCAGGACGGCTCAGTGGTTGGCCGGATGACGCCCTTGCTCGATGCCCTCAGGGCCAGCCTCGACTGCGTCGATCTCTCAGTGCGTGACGCTTGGCTGGTGGGTGCCGAATACTGGCGGGGAGCCTACTGCGTCGATGAAGGCTGTTGCCCGCTTCCCGGGTTCGCCGTTGAACGGATCAAGGAAAGCCGGCTCAGTGCGGAATTGGTGTACCAGGGGAATGCCATCGGACCGTCCCCACGAAAAGGCTTTGAAGGGCTGGGACTCGCCTTGTCCGGCCCGCACGGATCCCGGGTATCGGAAGCGGAGGTGCAATTCGGTCGACAGATACTTGGCAGCTGGCGCAGCGAGGCCTGCTTCGATGCTGTCCTTGCTGTGTGGCGGTACGTCATGACCAGGGCCCTCCGGAATGCTCCCCTGGACCCGGCCGCTGATGCGACGCTCATCGGATTTCTTAGGACCACGCTGAAAGTGACGGCGTGGCGGGACGCGGTGGTGGTGATGGCCGCAGCCGGCACGGATGCTGCAAAGTCCGGCGCTGAAGAATTCGGACTCTTCGTCGAGGATGGGCTGGACAGCCCACCTTTTGATTCTCGGGAACTGGGCGTGCCCGATGTCGGGCCAACCACCGAAAACCAGTCGGGGGCCGCCCGTACTGCAGGATCCGGGGAGTCCGCCGACGTTTACACCTACGGCGATGTCCTGTTGGGCATGCATCCGGAGGTGCCCTGCTGGAGCGACCTCGACGTGCTGCAACAGGCCCTTGCCCTACTGACCATCGAGGGCGAGCTGGGAGAAGTGGCAGCCGCTGCGCTGACCCTGCAAGGGTGGATTTTCTGGTGCAGGGGCAACGGCTCCCTCGCACACGCCTGCCTGAGCCGGGCCGGAGACGCCCAGCCAGGCTACCGCTTGGCCGAGCTGCTCATGGAGATTCTGGGGGAGGGCGTTCTGTGTGGGTGGGCGCGCCGCCCCGACTCCGCATGGAAGGGGCCGGGCAATGCACCTGCCTAG
- a CDS encoding RNA polymerase sigma factor: protein MTPSSVEKEPAAQAELSAEEKKAATSAKRAATRAANKASEGDSDKPAPKKRGPKPGAKAAAEAANSSSATDAEEPSAEDEDFDPAAAEEVEVGDDDTEDGATAAKDKAAPSGSGFVYSDADDDDAPVQQVMSAGATADPVKDYLKQIGKVALLNAEQEVDLALRIEAGLFAEEKINADDGSMDPKLKRELEFVIHDGKRAKNHLLEANLRLVVSLAKRYTGRGMLFLDLIQEGNLGLIRAVEKFDYTKGFKFSTYATWWIRQAITRAMADQARTIRIPVHMVEVINKLARVQRQMLQDLGREPTPEELALELDMTPEKVVEVQKYGREPISLHTPLGEDGDSEFGDLIEDSEAVVPADAVSFTLLQEQLHSVLDTLSEREAGVVAMRFGLTDGQPKTLDEIGKVYGVTRERIRQIESKTMSKLRHPSRSQVLRDYLD from the coding sequence GTGACCCCGTCTTCCGTCGAGAAGGAACCCGCCGCCCAGGCCGAATTGTCCGCTGAGGAAAAGAAGGCGGCCACATCGGCAAAGCGCGCTGCGACACGTGCTGCCAACAAGGCTTCAGAGGGCGACTCTGACAAGCCTGCCCCGAAGAAGCGTGGACCCAAGCCCGGTGCGAAGGCCGCTGCCGAAGCAGCGAACAGCTCCTCCGCCACCGACGCCGAGGAGCCCAGCGCCGAGGACGAAGACTTCGACCCCGCAGCAGCGGAGGAAGTCGAAGTCGGAGACGACGACACCGAGGACGGCGCGACTGCCGCCAAAGACAAGGCTGCCCCGTCCGGCTCAGGCTTTGTCTACTCGGATGCCGATGATGACGACGCACCTGTACAGCAGGTCATGTCAGCTGGTGCAACCGCAGACCCCGTCAAGGACTACCTGAAGCAAATCGGCAAGGTGGCCTTGCTGAACGCCGAACAGGAAGTCGATCTGGCCCTCCGCATCGAGGCCGGGCTCTTCGCTGAGGAAAAGATCAACGCGGATGACGGGTCCATGGATCCCAAGCTCAAGCGCGAGCTCGAGTTCGTCATCCACGATGGCAAGCGTGCAAAGAACCACCTGCTCGAGGCCAACCTTCGCCTGGTTGTATCGCTCGCGAAGCGTTACACCGGACGAGGCATGCTGTTCCTGGACCTGATCCAGGAAGGCAACCTGGGCCTTATCCGCGCCGTGGAGAAGTTCGACTACACCAAGGGCTTCAAGTTCTCCACTTACGCCACGTGGTGGATCCGCCAGGCAATTACCCGTGCCATGGCTGACCAGGCCCGCACCATTCGTATTCCGGTGCACATGGTCGAAGTCATCAACAAGCTGGCCCGCGTTCAGCGCCAGATGCTTCAGGACCTGGGCCGCGAGCCCACGCCCGAGGAGCTGGCACTGGAACTGGACATGACACCCGAAAAGGTCGTCGAGGTCCAGAAGTACGGTCGCGAACCCATCTCGCTCCACACCCCGTTGGGCGAGGACGGCGACTCCGAGTTCGGTGACCTGATCGAGGACTCCGAAGCAGTTGTTCCGGCTGACGCAGTGAGCTTCACGCTCCTGCAGGAGCAGTTGCACTCAGTTTTGGACACCTTGTCAGAGCGTGAAGCAGGCGTGGTCGCCATGCGCTTCGGCCTCACTGATGGCCAGCCGAAGACTTTAGACGAAATCGGCAAGGTCTACGGAGTGACGCGTGAGCGCATCCGCCAGATCGAATCCAAGACCATGTCCAAGCTGCGGCACCCGTCCCGCTCGCAGGTCCTGCGGGACTACCTGGACTAA
- a CDS encoding proteasome assembly chaperone family protein yields MFERISGTLLDPEALYASNIETFHSPELRGLDMVMGFTGFADAGHVVRQINAELLDELDAEVVAMFDADQLIDYRSRRPHISFVEDHLQDYQAPKLGLYKLTDGLGQPFLLLAGFEPDLQWERFARAVVGIVEKLDVNLVTWIHSIPMPVPHTRPVGVTVHGNRPELIEGISSWKPTVEVPAAIGHILELRLTEAERSVAGYVIHVPHYLSEAEYPPAAVAGLEYLGAATSLMLPTDRLREAGREVGRQIAEQIAASEEVQAVVANLETRYDEKSEGIVRRSLLADENDELPNAEDIGAAVEAYLARKDTPQ; encoded by the coding sequence GTGTTTGAACGGATATCCGGCACCCTCCTGGACCCTGAAGCGCTCTACGCGAGCAACATCGAGACCTTCCACAGCCCCGAATTGCGCGGCCTGGACATGGTCATGGGCTTCACGGGGTTTGCCGATGCCGGTCATGTAGTCCGGCAAATCAATGCGGAACTGTTGGACGAGCTCGATGCCGAGGTCGTGGCCATGTTCGACGCCGACCAGCTCATCGACTACCGCTCGCGCCGACCCCACATCAGCTTTGTGGAGGACCATCTGCAGGATTACCAGGCGCCCAAGCTCGGCCTGTACAAGCTGACGGATGGGCTGGGACAGCCTTTCCTCCTGCTGGCCGGTTTTGAACCTGATCTGCAATGGGAGCGGTTTGCCCGCGCCGTGGTCGGAATCGTGGAGAAACTGGACGTCAACCTCGTCACATGGATCCACTCAATCCCCATGCCCGTGCCGCACACGCGGCCAGTGGGTGTGACGGTGCACGGCAACAGGCCCGAGCTCATCGAAGGAATCTCCAGCTGGAAGCCCACCGTGGAGGTGCCGGCAGCCATTGGCCACATCCTCGAGCTTCGGCTCACCGAGGCCGAACGCAGCGTCGCCGGTTACGTCATCCACGTGCCGCACTACTTGTCCGAGGCCGAGTACCCTCCCGCGGCAGTGGCGGGCTTGGAATACCTCGGGGCGGCGACGTCCCTGATGCTCCCCACTGACCGCCTGCGCGAAGCGGGGCGGGAGGTTGGCCGGCAGATCGCTGAGCAGATCGCAGCTTCCGAAGAAGTGCAGGCGGTGGTGGCGAACCTGGAGACCCGCTACGACGAGAAATCCGAGGGAATCGTCCGCCGCTCGCTGCTTGCCGACGAGAACGACGAACTGCCCAACGCCGAGGACATCGGAGCAGCTGTGGAAGCGTACCTGGCACGTAAAGACACGCCTCAATAA
- a CDS encoding leucyl aminopeptidase: MVKTTDIILGIIAKDLKKSPSDALVIGVAQGTDGPVLLPNPLSAKSAESVAGSLKLLGISGAADQVHRLPGLPETGAGILVLAGVGKLANGGNLSEEALRRAAGSAVRQLAGLPSVTLAFPTPALTDVAAVAEGAALGAYSYTEHRSSTDGLKAPVAKALIFSDVDAKTAQPALDRAVVLARAVNATRTLVNQPPSHLYPESFAESAKELAKGLPVKVTVWDEKRLEKEGFGGILGVGKGSTRQPRLVKVEYAPAKATRKIALVGKGITFDTGGISIKPALGMGDMKSDMAGAAVVLNTVLALASLGLPIKATAWLCIAENMPSGAAARPADVFTIHGGKTVEVLNTDAEGRLVMADGLVAASLEKPDVIIDVATLTGAQLIALGLRTAGVMGSDSVTAALKSAADRAGELVWPMPLPEELRPSLDSQVADIANIGERNGGMMTAAVFLREFVGKDDSGEQIPWAHVDIAGPSFNNGSPYGYTPKQGTGCTVRTLVAYAEDLLAVSA, from the coding sequence GTGGTCAAGACTACTGACATCATCCTGGGCATCATTGCCAAGGACCTGAAAAAGTCCCCCAGCGACGCACTCGTGATCGGAGTTGCACAAGGCACGGATGGGCCGGTGCTGCTTCCCAATCCGCTCAGTGCCAAGTCTGCCGAGTCTGTGGCAGGCTCCCTGAAGCTCCTGGGGATCAGCGGCGCGGCCGACCAGGTGCACCGCCTTCCCGGACTGCCCGAAACGGGCGCCGGAATTCTGGTCTTGGCGGGTGTGGGCAAACTTGCCAACGGCGGCAACCTCAGCGAAGAGGCTTTGCGCCGGGCCGCAGGATCGGCAGTGCGCCAGCTTGCAGGGCTGCCGTCGGTGACACTGGCTTTCCCGACGCCGGCACTCACGGATGTGGCAGCGGTCGCCGAAGGTGCCGCTTTGGGCGCCTATTCCTACACTGAGCACCGCTCCTCCACCGATGGCCTGAAGGCGCCGGTGGCCAAGGCACTGATCTTCTCTGACGTGGATGCAAAGACGGCCCAGCCTGCGCTCGATCGGGCAGTTGTCCTGGCAAGGGCAGTCAACGCCACCCGCACCTTGGTGAACCAACCGCCCAGCCACCTCTACCCTGAGTCGTTTGCCGAGTCCGCCAAGGAACTCGCCAAGGGCCTTCCGGTCAAGGTAACCGTCTGGGATGAGAAGCGCCTGGAGAAGGAGGGCTTTGGCGGCATCCTCGGCGTCGGAAAGGGCTCCACCCGCCAGCCGCGCCTGGTCAAGGTGGAATACGCTCCCGCCAAGGCCACCCGGAAGATTGCCCTCGTCGGAAAGGGCATCACCTTTGACACCGGTGGCATCTCCATCAAGCCCGCCCTCGGCATGGGCGACATGAAGAGCGACATGGCGGGCGCCGCCGTCGTCCTCAATACTGTCCTGGCGCTGGCTTCGCTGGGCCTGCCCATCAAGGCAACCGCCTGGCTCTGCATCGCCGAGAACATGCCGTCCGGCGCCGCAGCGCGGCCCGCCGATGTCTTCACCATCCACGGCGGCAAGACCGTGGAAGTACTGAACACCGACGCCGAGGGTCGCCTGGTGATGGCCGACGGACTCGTCGCCGCCAGCCTGGAGAAGCCGGATGTGATCATTGACGTCGCCACCCTGACGGGTGCACAGCTGATCGCCCTGGGCCTGCGCACCGCTGGTGTGATGGGTTCGGATTCCGTCACGGCTGCACTCAAGTCCGCCGCCGACCGCGCAGGCGAACTGGTGTGGCCGATGCCGCTGCCGGAAGAACTCCGCCCAAGCCTGGACTCCCAGGTGGCAGACATCGCCAACATTGGTGAGCGCAACGGTGGCATGATGACCGCCGCGGTGTTCCTGCGCGAATTCGTGGGCAAGGACGATTCCGGCGAGCAGATCCCGTGGGCCCACGTGGACATTGCCGGCCCCTCCTTCAACAACGGCAGCCCCTACGGCTACACACCCAAGCAGGGCACCGGATGCACCGTCCGCACCCTGGTTGCCTACGCCGAGGACCTTTTGGCGGTTTCCGCCTAG
- a CDS encoding DUF7455 domain-containing protein: protein MTTAVADRTLNAADRCDRCGAQAYVRVVLESSGGELLFCGHHARAVEATLRPMTSDWHDETERLNEKAPVPVD from the coding sequence ATGACAACAGCAGTTGCAGACCGCACACTGAACGCCGCTGACCGGTGCGATCGTTGCGGAGCCCAGGCGTATGTCCGCGTTGTACTCGAGTCCTCCGGTGGTGAGCTGCTCTTCTGCGGCCACCACGCACGTGCAGTTGAAGCCACGCTCCGGCCCATGACTTCCGACTGGCATGATGAGACCGAGCGCCTCAATGAGAAGGCACCCGTACCCGTCGACTAA
- a CDS encoding MFS transporter, translated as MNPPEKTGPARRSPYQRWPLYAAGFTTAFGAHAVAAGLGAESQDIGLSLLGLGILLALYDVAEVFLKPVFGALSDRIGPKPVIVGGLLAFAAASLAGLWAEQPGMLAAARLGQGVAASAFSPASSASVARLAGNNTGRYFGRYGSWKGLGYALGPLLGAFAILAGGFGLLFSVLSGVALVVAVWVLISMPRLEPLPRTRYTLADVWRQSTGKTFLGSTLVLAAATGALGAAVGFLPALAARDGLGTAGSVAVVTVLALASSAVQPRIGALRDRGILTDRPGMIAGLSCIAVGILIAATLPGALWIYAAALLIGVGIGVATPLAVAHLADSTPKARLGRTMGSAELGRELGDAGGPLLVGSIAVAAGLPWGLGALAVLVGAAAFAAPAAAASHASSTREPR; from the coding sequence GTGAATCCGCCCGAAAAGACCGGCCCTGCGCGCAGATCTCCCTACCAGCGGTGGCCCCTTTATGCTGCGGGCTTCACTACAGCTTTCGGGGCGCATGCTGTTGCCGCAGGTCTTGGCGCCGAAAGCCAGGACATCGGACTGAGCCTTCTCGGACTGGGTATTCTGCTCGCTTTGTATGACGTTGCCGAAGTCTTCCTCAAGCCTGTCTTCGGCGCACTGAGCGACCGCATCGGGCCCAAGCCGGTGATCGTGGGCGGGCTTCTGGCCTTCGCCGCCGCGTCTTTGGCGGGTCTTTGGGCTGAACAACCCGGCATGCTCGCCGCGGCCAGGCTCGGTCAAGGCGTGGCAGCATCGGCCTTTTCACCGGCTTCCTCCGCCAGTGTCGCCCGGCTCGCGGGCAACAATACCGGCCGCTATTTTGGGCGTTACGGCTCCTGGAAAGGCCTCGGCTACGCCCTGGGGCCGCTATTGGGCGCCTTTGCCATCCTGGCGGGCGGTTTCGGGCTCCTGTTCTCCGTCCTGTCCGGCGTAGCCCTTGTGGTGGCCGTATGGGTCCTCATCTCCATGCCGCGTTTGGAACCATTGCCCAGGACCCGGTACACCCTGGCGGACGTGTGGCGGCAGAGCACCGGGAAGACGTTCCTGGGCTCCACACTGGTGCTCGCAGCGGCCACAGGGGCGCTCGGGGCTGCTGTTGGCTTCCTTCCGGCCCTTGCCGCCAGGGACGGACTGGGCACTGCCGGGAGCGTCGCCGTCGTGACTGTCCTGGCCCTTGCGTCCTCCGCAGTCCAGCCACGTATTGGCGCCCTGCGGGATCGCGGCATACTTACCGACAGGCCGGGGATGATCGCCGGACTGTCATGCATCGCCGTGGGGATCCTGATCGCGGCCACCTTGCCAGGGGCACTCTGGATCTACGCTGCGGCCTTGCTCATTGGAGTCGGGATTGGCGTGGCGACGCCGCTAGCGGTCGCCCATCTTGCAGATTCCACACCCAAGGCCAGGCTCGGCCGGACCATGGGCTCGGCCGAGCTCGGGCGGGAACTCGGCGACGCCGGGGGTCCGTTACTGGTGGGTAGTATCGCCGTTGCCGCAGGGCTGCCCTGGGGGCTGGGTGCGCTTGCAGTTCTGGTGGGAGCGGCAGCGTTCGCCGCCCCCGCCGCTGCCGCCAGCCACGCATCGTCCACCCGGGAGCCACGGTGA